One Argiope bruennichi chromosome 5, qqArgBrue1.1, whole genome shotgun sequence DNA segment encodes these proteins:
- the LOC129968904 gene encoding integrin beta-PS-like, which translates to MLFCWIIFACLISATICEDVTPCSSRATCGACLASHNCAWCSAKVYKRGAPRCDKIGNLNERGCPKENIVTPATTSEILENEPLSDAGAVAGSAIQLKPQKLKLSLRAGDPAKFKVTFRQAEDYPVDLYYLMDLTFTMKKHKETLAELADTIAESMNNVTKNFRLGFGSFIDKVVMPYVDMVPDRLRNPCRDVYCNSPYGFRNHLSLNDDVTLFTKEVSRANLSGNLDNAEGGFDAIMQVIVCKEKIKWNDRSRKIILFATDGIFHYAGDGKLGGIVKPNDGSCHLDDEGYYTESIYQDYPSLSQINNKIIENKILIIFAVPDSELPLYQRLTTHVEGTYAERLESDASNIVDLIQQQYNKIQSKVELKDTAPDFLKISYSSSCLGEEVKDVNFCEGLKVGTTVDFDVKVELLDCPKNMSLWSHKIQISPVGINEDISLDVDLLCECDCEKPEYEELLSPECSNAGTYACGICSCEANFFGRKCECQGDDVVKEDKLSLCRKDENSTLCSGRGDCVCGICDCYAGPSSDLKIYGEYCECDTFSCERDSSGLVCGGEERGRCCGECVCNPGWTGSACECRATNDTCIAPADIETGRFCSGRGECVCGECQCYRDDERGYFGGPYCGDCSFQTCEGRCTEFRDCVQCKAFDVSPLSEEECNNCTIVPELVDNVDDISQNERKCIFKDEEDCSFTFVYGYDDNNKPVIRVLQTRECPSKEPVLWIALGVTAGVFLIGLIALLIGRFVIYLKDKRDCERFLEEVNKNTQWGNETNPIYKEAISEYPNPIYEQTQ; encoded by the exons ATGCTGTTCTGTTGGATAATTTTTGCTTGTTTAATATCGG cTACAATATGTGAAGATGTGACTCCATGTTCTTCACGAGCTACATGTGGAGCATGTTTGGCTTCTCACAATTGTGCTTGGTGTTCAGCTAaa GTCTATAAAAGAGGTGCTCCTAGATGTGATAAAATTGGTAACTTAAATGAAAGAGGATGTCCAAAGGAAAATATTGTAACTCCTGCCACTACCTCAGAAATTTTGGAG AATGAACCTTTAAGTGATGCTGGTGCTGTAGCTGGTTCTGCCATTCAATTGAAACCACAAAAATTGAAGCTTTCTTTGAGAGCAG GAGATCCAGCTaaatttaaagttacttttaGACAAGCTGAAGATTACCCAGTAGACCTTTATTATCTTATGGATCTTACTTTCACTATGAAGAAACATAAAGAAACGCTGGCTGAATTAGCAGATACTATAG CTGAAAGTAtgaataatgttacaaaaaatttccGACTTGGTTTTGGATCCTTTATTGATAAAGTTGTAATGCCTTATGTTGATATGGTTCCTGATAG ATTACGTAACCCTTGTCGAGATGTGTATTGCAATTCTCCATATGGTTTTAGAAATCATCTGTCTTTGAATGATGATGTTACACTATTTACC AAAGAAGTTTCTAGGGCAAATTTATCTGGTAACTTAGACAATGCTGAAGGAGGATTTGATGCTATAATGCAAGTCATTGTCTGCAAA gaaaaaattaaatggaatgatcgctcaagaaaaattattctatttgcgACAGATGGTATTTTTCACTATGCAGGAGATGGAAAG ttaggTGGAATTGTAAAACCCAATGATGGCAGCTGTCATTTAGATGATGAGGGTTATTATACTGAAAGTATATACCAg GATTATCCATCTTTGAGCCAAATAAATAAcaagattattgaaaataaaattctgatcaTATTTGCTGTCCCTGATTCTGAGTTGCCTCTGTACCAGCGACTGACTACGCATGTGGAAGGAACTTATGCTGAGAGATTAGAAAGTGATGCTTCCAACATTGTAGATTTAATTCAGCAGCAATAcaat aaaatccaATCTAAAGTGGAACTTAAGGACACTGCTCCAGATTTTCTAAAGATATCTTATTCATCAAGTTGCTTAGG TGAAGAAGTTAAAGATGTCAACTTTTGCGAAGGCTTAAAAGTGGGCACTACG GTGGATTTTGATGTAAAAGTTGAACTCTTGGACTGTCCTAAAAATATGAGCCTCTGGTCGCATAAGATACAAATATCACCTGTAGGTATTAATGAAGATATATCTTTGGATGTGGATTTACTTTGTGAATGTGATTGTGAGAAACCTGAATATGag gaactCCTTAGTCCTGAATGCAGCAATGCTGGTACATATGCCTGTGGCATTTGTAGTTGTGAAGCTAACTTTTTTGGTAGAAAATGTGAATGTCAAGGTGATGATGTCGTGAAAGAAGATAAATTGTCATTGTGTAGAAA aGATGAAAACAGTACACTTTGTTCTGGCCGAGGTGACTGTGTGTGTGGAATTTGTGATTGTTATGCAGGACCG AGCAGTGATTTGAAGATCTATGGTGAATACTGTGAGTGTGATACTTTCTCTTGTGAACGAGACTCCAGTGGGCTAGTATGTGGTGGAGAGGAACGAGGAAGGTGTTGTGGTGAATGTGTTTGTAATCCAGGATGGACAGGATCTGCCTGCGAATGTAGAGCTACTAATGACACTTGCATTGCTCCTGCAGATATTGAAACTGGAAGATTTTGCAGTGGACGAGGAGAATGTGTTTGTGGTGAATGTCAGTGTTACAGAGATGATGAGAGGGGATATTTTGGTGGTCCATATTGTGGTGATTGTAGT ttccaAACATGTGAGGGAAGGTGTACAGAATTTCGGGATTGTGTGCAATGTAAAGCATTTGATGTAAGCCCCTTAAGTGAGGAGGAATGCAATAATTGCACTATAGTACCTGAACTGGTTGATAATGTGGATG ATATAtcacaaaatgaaagaaaatgcattttcaaagatGAAGAAGAttgttcttttacttttgtttatggctatgatgataataataaaccTGTCATTAGAGTTCTTCAAACAAGAG AATGTCCAAGCAAAGAACCAGTTTTATGGATAGCATTAGGAGTTACAGCAGGAGTTTTCTTAATTGGACTCATTGCTTTATTAATTGGaagatttgtcatttatttaaaagataaaagagaCTGTGAAAGATTTTTAGAAGAAGTGAACAAAAATACTCAATGGGGCAAT gaaacAAATCCTATTTACAAAGAAGCCATTTCAGAATATCCCAACCCTATTTATGAGCAAACTCAGTAA